A genomic segment from Leopardus geoffroyi isolate Oge1 chromosome A2, O.geoffroyi_Oge1_pat1.0, whole genome shotgun sequence encodes:
- the POLM gene encoding DNA-directed DNA/RNA polymerase mu isoform X3, with amino-acid sequence MLPKRRRAWVGSPGGPAPSTARFPGIAIYLAEPRMGRSRRAFLTRLALSKGFRVLDAYSSEVTHVVMEQTSAKEASSWKEHRAVAGSPQGRTSPVLLDISWFTESMAAGEPVPVEPRHCLEVAVPGKGLSGSVWMPQYACQRPTPLTHHNSSLTEPLEMLAEAAGFEGSEGRFLSFYRAASVLKALPSRVTAVSQLQGLPHFGEHSCRVIQEVLAQGVCEEVERIRCSERYQTMKLFTGIFGVGVKTADRWYREGLRTLDSLQEQPQRLTQQQKAGLRHYQDLSVPLQRPQVEALQRVVEAAVGHILPGATVTLAGGFRRGKLQGHDVDFLLTHPQEGREAGLLSRVMHSLQSQGLVLYHQHHHGHCADAACPPRQNHAMDGFERTFCIFCLPSPPGAAVGGPQRAVRVDLVVVPVSQFPYALLGWTGSKHFQRELRRFSRKERGLWLNSHGLFDPQQKKHFHAASEEDIFRHLGLEYLPPEQRNA; translated from the exons ATGCTTCCGAAGCGGCGGCGAGCGTGGGTCGGGTCCCCTGGCGGTCCTGCCCCCTCTACGGCGCGCTTCCCCGGCATTGCCATCTACCTGGCCGAGCCGCGCATGGGTCGCAGCCGCCGGGCCTTCCTCACGCGCCTGGCCCTCTCCAAGGGCTTCCGGGTCCTGGATGCCTACAG cTCTGAGGTGACACATGTGGTGATGGAACAGACCTCAGCCAAGGAGGCCAGCTCCTGGAAGGAGCACAGGGCGGTGGCAGGCTCTCCGCAGGGCCGCACCAGCCCAGTGCTGCTGGACATAAGCTGGTTCACGGAAAGCATGGCAGCTGGGGAGCCCGTGCCTGTGGAGCCCCGGCACTGCCTGGAG GTGGCCGTGCCCGGGAAAGGGCTGTCAGGCTCAGTATGGATGCCACAGTATGCCTGCCAGCGCCCCACACCCCTCACACACCACAACAGCAGCCTCACG GAGCCTCTGGAGATGCTGGCGGAGGCGGCTGGCTTTGAGGGCAGTGAAGGCCGCTTCCTCTCCTTCTACAGAGCGGCCTCGGTGCTCAAGGCCCTTCCGAGCCGGGTCACAGCCGTGAGCCAGCTGCAGGGGCTGCCCCACTTTGGAGAACATTCCTGCAGGGTCATCCAG GAAGTACTGGCACAGGGAGTAtgtgaggaggtggagagaatCCGATGCTCAGAGAGGTACCAGACCATGAAG CTTTTCACCGGGATCTTCGGGGTTGGGGTAAAGACTGCTGACCGGTGGTACCGAGAAGGGCTGCGGACCCTCGACAGCCTCCAAGAGCAGCCCCAGAGGCTGACCCAGCAGCAGAAAGCAG GACTCCGGCACTACCAGGACCTGAGTGTGCCGCTCCAGCGACCCCAAGTGGAGGCCCTGCAGCGAGTGGTGGAGGCAGCAGTGGGGCACATCCTTCCCGGGGCCACCGTCACGCTGGCCGGGGGCTTTCGGAG GGGCAAGTTGCAGGGCCACGACGTGGATTTcctcctcacccacccccagGAGGGCCGGGAAGCAGGGCTGCTGTCCAGAGTGATGCACAGCTTGCAGAGTCAG ggcCTTGTCCTgtaccaccagcaccaccacgGCCACTGTGCAGATGCCGCCTGCCCGCCCCGGCAGAACCATGCCATGGACGGCTTTGAGAGGACCTTCTGTATCTTCTGCCTGCCTTCACCCCCAGGGGCTGCTGTGGGGGGCCCCCAGAGGGCCGTGCGGGTAGACCTGGTGGTGGTCCCTGTCAGCCAGTTCCCCTACGCCCTGCTGGGCTGGACCGGCTCGAAG CATTTCCAGCGGGAGCTGCGCCGCTTCAGCCGGAAGGAGAGAGGGCTGTGGCTGAACAGCCATGGGCTGTTTGACCCCCAGCAG AAGAAACATTTCCATGCGGCTTCGGAGGAAGACATCTTCAGACACCTGGGCCTGGAGTACCTTCCCCCAGAGCAGAGAAATGCCTGA
- the POLM gene encoding DNA-directed DNA/RNA polymerase mu isoform X9: MEQTSAKEASSWKEHRAVAGSPQGRTSPVLLDISWFTESMAAGEPVPVEPRHCLEVAVPGKGLSGSVWMPQYACQRPTPLTHHNSSLTEPLEMLAEAAGFEGSEGRFLSFYRAASVLKALPSRVTAVSQLQGLPHFGEHSCRVIQEVLAQGVCEEVERIRCSERYQTMKLFTGIFGVGVKTADRWYREGLRTLDSLQEQPQRLTQQQKAGLRHYQDLSVPLQRPQVEALQRVVEAAVGHILPGATVTLAGGFRRAGPLRGKLQGHDVDFLLTHPQEGREAGLLSRVMHSLQSQGLVLYHQHHHGHCADAACPPRQNHAMDGFERTFCIFCLPSPPGAAVGGPQRAVRVDLVVVPVSQFPYALLGWTGSKHFQRELRRFSRKERGLWLNSHGLFDPQQKKHFHAASEEDIFRHLGLEYLPPEQRNA; this comes from the exons ATGGAACAGACCTCAGCCAAGGAGGCCAGCTCCTGGAAGGAGCACAGGGCGGTGGCAGGCTCTCCGCAGGGCCGCACCAGCCCAGTGCTGCTGGACATAAGCTGGTTCACGGAAAGCATGGCAGCTGGGGAGCCCGTGCCTGTGGAGCCCCGGCACTGCCTGGAG GTGGCCGTGCCCGGGAAAGGGCTGTCAGGCTCAGTATGGATGCCACAGTATGCCTGCCAGCGCCCCACACCCCTCACACACCACAACAGCAGCCTCACG GAGCCTCTGGAGATGCTGGCGGAGGCGGCTGGCTTTGAGGGCAGTGAAGGCCGCTTCCTCTCCTTCTACAGAGCGGCCTCGGTGCTCAAGGCCCTTCCGAGCCGGGTCACAGCCGTGAGCCAGCTGCAGGGGCTGCCCCACTTTGGAGAACATTCCTGCAGGGTCATCCAG GAAGTACTGGCACAGGGAGTAtgtgaggaggtggagagaatCCGATGCTCAGAGAGGTACCAGACCATGAAG CTTTTCACCGGGATCTTCGGGGTTGGGGTAAAGACTGCTGACCGGTGGTACCGAGAAGGGCTGCGGACCCTCGACAGCCTCCAAGAGCAGCCCCAGAGGCTGACCCAGCAGCAGAAAGCAG GACTCCGGCACTACCAGGACCTGAGTGTGCCGCTCCAGCGACCCCAAGTGGAGGCCCTGCAGCGAGTGGTGGAGGCAGCAGTGGGGCACATCCTTCCCGGGGCCACCGTCACGCTGGCCGGGGGCTTTCGGAG AGCGGGCCCCCTCAGGGGCAAGTTGCAGGGCCACGACGTGGATTTcctcctcacccacccccagGAGGGCCGGGAAGCAGGGCTGCTGTCCAGAGTGATGCACAGCTTGCAGAGTCAG ggcCTTGTCCTgtaccaccagcaccaccacgGCCACTGTGCAGATGCCGCCTGCCCGCCCCGGCAGAACCATGCCATGGACGGCTTTGAGAGGACCTTCTGTATCTTCTGCCTGCCTTCACCCCCAGGGGCTGCTGTGGGGGGCCCCCAGAGGGCCGTGCGGGTAGACCTGGTGGTGGTCCCTGTCAGCCAGTTCCCCTACGCCCTGCTGGGCTGGACCGGCTCGAAG CATTTCCAGCGGGAGCTGCGCCGCTTCAGCCGGAAGGAGAGAGGGCTGTGGCTGAACAGCCATGGGCTGTTTGACCCCCAGCAG AAGAAACATTTCCATGCGGCTTCGGAGGAAGACATCTTCAGACACCTGGGCCTGGAGTACCTTCCCCCAGAGCAGAGAAATGCCTGA